The following proteins are co-located in the Chloroflexota bacterium genome:
- a CDS encoding class A beta-lactamase-related serine hydrolase yields MRRSRVFLLGLAVFLAASLGPRLWTYHQEMGPIPRGVTIAGMDLSGARTLDEAAQALADALSQPVLIRYGEQHLLLRPSEIGFQPDLEAIFAEAERYRHGEYFWRGFFAYATHQPPPQVEVPVRFSLDTTALAAWLNKIAARYDRDPVPPRVVPATGRITPGKPGQRLDPQASVPGLIAALTRATDRQADLVVIEEPPPKPDISLLHELLQSRLDSFPGIASVWVRDIRNRREVGINEEVAYAAMSTMKIAILMEVYRHLDDEPDVETSRLISETMRLSGNYTANLLLGIIGDGSPDRGAQIVTQSMRRLGLRNTFIAAPYDKHSGVPPHVVTPANQRKDLDTKPDPFMQTTAKDMGLLMEMIVQCAEGGGTLLAAYPGELTPHECQEMIDWMAGLRIGVLLEAGVPEGTRMAHKHGFIDDTHGDVAAIWGPNGPYVIAVYLYRPVWLEWELSSTLMADLSRITYEFLRDYPP; encoded by the coding sequence ATGCGTAGGTCTCGCGTGTTCCTGTTGGGGCTGGCGGTTTTTCTGGCCGCCTCCCTGGGGCCCCGGCTCTGGACGTATCACCAGGAGATGGGGCCGATCCCTCGGGGTGTGACCATCGCCGGGATGGACCTGAGCGGCGCCCGGACCCTCGACGAGGCTGCCCAGGCGCTAGCGGACGCGCTCTCGCAGCCGGTGCTGATCCGCTATGGGGAGCAGCATCTGCTCCTGCGGCCCTCCGAGATCGGCTTCCAGCCGGACCTGGAGGCGATCTTCGCCGAGGCGGAACGGTATCGCCACGGCGAGTATTTCTGGCGTGGCTTTTTCGCTTATGCCACTCATCAACCTCCTCCTCAGGTTGAGGTCCCCGTTCGCTTCTCGCTGGACACGACCGCGTTGGCCGCCTGGCTGAACAAGATTGCCGCCCGCTATGATCGAGACCCGGTGCCCCCACGTGTGGTTCCGGCCACCGGGCGGATCACTCCCGGCAAGCCCGGTCAGCGGTTGGATCCTCAGGCCTCTGTGCCGGGCCTGATCGCCGCGCTCACTCGGGCGACGGACCGCCAGGCGGACCTGGTGGTCATCGAGGAGCCGCCGCCCAAGCCGGACATCTCATTGTTGCATGAGCTCCTGCAGAGCAGGCTGGATAGCTTCCCCGGCATCGCCAGCGTGTGGGTGCGGGATATCCGCAACCGGCGGGAGGTGGGGATCAACGAGGAGGTGGCCTACGCGGCCATGAGCACGATGAAGATCGCCATCCTGATGGAGGTCTACCGGCACCTGGACGATGAGCCCGACGTGGAGACGTCCCGTCTGATCTCGGAGACCATGCGGCTGAGCGGGAATTACACGGCGAATCTGTTGCTGGGCATCATCGGCGATGGCAGCCCGGATCGGGGGGCGCAGATCGTGACACAGTCGATGCGCCGGCTGGGGTTACGCAACACGTTCATCGCCGCCCCGTACGACAAGCATTCCGGCGTTCCCCCGCACGTGGTCACGCCGGCCAACCAACGCAAGGACCTGGACACGAAGCCGGACCCGTTCATGCAGACCACGGCCAAGGACATGGGGCTGCTCATGGAGATGATCGTGCAGTGCGCCGAGGGGGGCGGGACGCTGCTGGCCGCTTACCCGGGCGAGCTCACGCCGCACGAGTGCCAGGAGATGATCGACTGGATGGCGGGGCTGCGCATCGGCGTGCTGCTGGAGGCGGGGGTGCCGGAGGGCACGCGTATGGCCCATAAGCATGGCTTCATCGACGACACCCACGGCGATGTGGCCGCCATCTGGGGGCCCAACGGGCCTTACGTCATCGCCGTCTATCTCTATCGGCCGGTGTGGCTGGAGTGGGAGCTGAGCTCGACGCTCATGGCCGACCTCTCCCGCATCACCTACGAATTCCTGAGGGATTATCCACCATGA
- the guaA gene encoding glutamine-hydrolyzing GMP synthase — protein MAREAVVVVDFGSQYAQLIARRVREAHVYSELVPWDAPDEAFERLAPKGFILSGGPASVYEPGAPRLPRAVLRAGKPVLGICYGMQTLAHELGGRVAPAAEREYGPADLEILDPTVPLFVGVPQRQPVWMSHGDRIEALPPGWSALARTDNSPIAAMGDVARGWYGLQFHPEVEHTRYGREILHNFLYRVCGCQGTWTPGSFIDEAVARIRERVGDGHVICGLSGGVDSAVTAALVGRAVGDQLTCIFVNTGLLRQGEPEQVVETFQRSLGLRLVAVDATEEFLADLAGVTDPEEKRKRIGARFIRVFEREARALGQVDFLAQGTLYPDVIESTSAETRAAQKIKTHHNVGGLPPDLQFELVEPLRYLFKDEVRAVGEALGLPEEIVWRHPFPGPGLAIRILGEVTWERLETLRRADAILLEELRAAGLYRQTAQVFAVLLPVRSVGVMGDGRTYANVIALRAVTTDDFMTADWARLPYDLLARVSSRIVNEVPGVNRVVYDITSKPPGTIEWE, from the coding sequence ATGGCCCGTGAAGCCGTCGTGGTCGTCGATTTCGGCTCCCAGTACGCGCAACTGATCGCCCGGCGGGTCCGAGAGGCCCACGTTTACTCCGAGCTGGTCCCCTGGGACGCGCCGGACGAGGCGTTTGAGCGGTTGGCGCCTAAGGGGTTCATCCTGTCGGGAGGGCCGGCCAGCGTCTACGAGCCGGGCGCGCCGCGCCTGCCGCGGGCGGTATTGCGGGCGGGCAAGCCCGTGCTGGGCATCTGCTACGGGATGCAGACGCTGGCCCACGAGCTGGGAGGGCGCGTGGCCCCCGCTGCTGAGCGGGAGTACGGCCCCGCCGATCTGGAGATCCTGGATCCCACCGTGCCCCTCTTCGTGGGGGTGCCCCAGCGCCAGCCGGTCTGGATGAGCCACGGCGATCGGATCGAGGCCCTGCCCCCCGGTTGGTCGGCCCTGGCGCGCACGGACAACTCCCCCATCGCCGCCATGGGCGATGTCGCCCGCGGCTGGTACGGCCTGCAGTTCCATCCGGAGGTTGAACACACCCGTTACGGCCGTGAGATCCTGCATAACTTCCTGTACCGCGTGTGCGGCTGTCAGGGGACGTGGACGCCCGGCTCCTTCATCGATGAGGCGGTCGCCCGGATTCGCGAGCGGGTGGGGGACGGCCACGTCATCTGCGGGCTGAGCGGCGGCGTGGACTCCGCGGTGACGGCCGCCCTGGTCGGGCGGGCGGTGGGCGATCAGCTCACGTGCATCTTCGTCAACACGGGGTTGCTGCGTCAGGGGGAGCCGGAGCAGGTGGTGGAGACGTTCCAACGCTCGTTGGGGCTGCGGCTGGTGGCCGTGGACGCTACCGAAGAGTTCCTCGCCGACCTGGCCGGGGTCACCGATCCGGAGGAGAAGCGCAAGCGCATCGGCGCTCGTTTCATCCGGGTGTTCGAGCGAGAGGCACGGGCGTTGGGACAGGTGGACTTTCTGGCGCAGGGCACCTTGTATCCCGATGTGATCGAGTCCACGTCGGCCGAGACCCGGGCCGCCCAGAAGATCAAGACCCATCACAACGTGGGCGGGCTGCCCCCCGATCTCCAGTTCGAGCTTGTCGAGCCGTTGCGCTACCTGTTTAAGGACGAGGTGCGGGCCGTGGGCGAGGCGCTGGGGCTGCCGGAGGAGATCGTGTGGCGCCATCCCTTCCCCGGCCCCGGGCTGGCGATCCGCATTCTGGGCGAGGTGACCTGGGAGCGTCTGGAGACGCTGCGTCGGGCGGACGCGATCCTGCTGGAGGAGCTGCGTGCGGCGGGGCTCTATCGTCAGACGGCTCAGGTCTTCGCCGTGTTGTTGCCCGTGCGCTCGGTGGGCGTCATGGGGGACGGCCGCACCTATGCCAACGTGATCGCGCTGCGCGCCGTGACCACGGACGATTTCATGACGGCGGATTGGGCGCGATTGCCTTATGACCTGCTGGCCCGCGTGAGCAGCCGCATCGTGAACGAGGTCCCCGGCGTGAACCGGGTGGTCTATGACATCACCTCCAAGCCGCCCGGTACCATCGAGTGGGAGTGA
- the xpt gene encoding xanthine phosphoribosyltransferase — MQALKQRILEEGCNLGRGILKVDSFINHQVDPVLMLEVGRALADRFREAGVTKVITAEISGIAPALTTALALGVPVVYARKSKPITMPDQVYRDVAPSHTKGREVELLVSPEYLGPEDRVLLVDDFLATGQTIAALVRIVEQAGATLVGIGAVIEKRFEGGRELLGTLGIPIESLVIISNMENGRIEFLE, encoded by the coding sequence GTGCAGGCTCTGAAGCAACGTATCCTGGAAGAGGGGTGTAACCTGGGGCGAGGGATCCTCAAGGTGGACAGCTTCATCAACCACCAGGTGGATCCCGTGTTGATGTTGGAGGTGGGCCGGGCGCTGGCCGATCGGTTCCGCGAGGCGGGGGTGACCAAGGTCATCACGGCGGAGATCTCGGGCATCGCGCCGGCGCTGACCACCGCGCTGGCCCTGGGCGTCCCCGTCGTCTACGCACGCAAGAGCAAGCCCATCACCATGCCCGATCAGGTCTATCGCGACGTGGCGCCGTCTCACACGAAAGGGCGGGAGGTCGAGTTGTTGGTCTCCCCGGAGTACCTGGGGCCGGAGGATCGGGTGTTGTTGGTGGATGACTTCCTGGCCACCGGCCAGACCATCGCCGCCCTGGTGCGGATCGTCGAGCAGGCGGGGGCGACCCTGGTGGGCATCGGCGCGGTGATCGAGAAGCGCTTCGAGGGCGGCCGTGAGCTGTTGGGGACGCTGGGGATCCCGATCGAGTCCTTGGTCATCATCTCCAACATGGAGAACGGCCGCATCGAGTTCCTGGAGTGA
- a CDS encoding tetratricopeptide repeat protein, whose amino-acid sequence MSILSRGSISRLWKPAILLLFIVGGSLLVLLISRDGSQADVPPPASSTALAHAPQPTFTPTPSSTPSSTPTPTPTATPSPTATPIPSQRFEEAVQLQAEGRFDRARRLFAEVVAEAGGTPLEHEARFRLGQCYLADGHYGEAAAAMLQVLELDPDAARRRRARFLLAEALRGQGNWNGAIEAYQAYLDAGGLARAEAWERIGDAYRQMEEWELAGDAYGRAIEAAPDIPTALRLREILAQMALDRDDPEAAIAQYEAILDIARNPGYRAEILYRAGEALRMAGRTREAIQRYQAAADTAPTSPYAHRAIVALLDLEAPVDEYQRGIINYYNGVYALAVAALDRYVTANPDAHKGQAYDFMARAYHAMGQYEEAIAVWERVIEEFPQCPCWGQAWLRRAAAQAAMGDAAAARSGLLTFADDYPQHPLAAEALRQAARLLETAGDCRAAAAAYRDVQARYPTSAEGKKALFAAGMCMYRLERWTEAADDWRLLLDAYSLDTDELIAKTRLWLGKALLAAGQPAQAMEAWQPLIAQPETYYGQRARALAREAGLPLNAPLPTAPPPGPSDQEAAEEWLRSWLSDSPPGPLSLLPPELARDPSLLRGQELLALGLEDLAIGELNRLRQRYQHDPLALYRLALRFRDMGVYRLSIACAERLIALSPGPLESAPPFIQRLAYPVYFADLVEAEAAEQALDPLLVYAVIRQESLFEVSATSLSAAHGLMQVIPATGEWIATRLGWRDYRRELLYRPYVSVKFGTYYLRAALQMLDGDVIAALAGYNAGPGNALRWLERAGGDDDRFFEEITLSEPRVYVQRILSFYATYRRLYGATTAADREALWHPAAPPADQARASDSPSEQAHTPEG is encoded by the coding sequence ATGAGCATCCTATCTCGGGGATCCATCAGCCGCCTATGGAAGCCAGCCATCCTTCTGTTATTCATCGTCGGGGGCAGCCTGCTGGTCCTGCTCATAAGTCGCGATGGCAGCCAGGCGGACGTCCCGCCTCCGGCCTCCTCGACGGCGCTCGCTCACGCGCCCCAGCCCACCTTCACGCCCACTCCCTCGTCGACGCCGTCCTCCACTCCCACGCCCACCCCGACCGCGACGCCGAGTCCCACCGCCACGCCGATTCCCTCACAGCGCTTTGAGGAGGCGGTCCAGCTCCAGGCCGAGGGCCGATTCGACCGCGCCCGACGCCTGTTCGCCGAGGTCGTGGCGGAGGCCGGTGGCACTCCTCTGGAACACGAGGCGCGCTTCCGCCTGGGCCAATGCTACCTGGCCGACGGACACTACGGGGAGGCGGCCGCCGCCATGCTCCAGGTCCTGGAACTGGACCCGGATGCCGCCCGCCGACGACGGGCCCGATTCCTGCTGGCGGAGGCGCTGAGAGGGCAAGGGAACTGGAACGGGGCGATCGAGGCGTATCAGGCCTACCTGGATGCGGGTGGGCTGGCTCGCGCTGAGGCATGGGAACGGATTGGGGATGCGTATCGGCAGATGGAGGAATGGGAACTGGCCGGGGACGCCTACGGCCGGGCCATCGAGGCCGCGCCGGACATCCCCACGGCGCTGCGCCTGCGGGAGATCCTGGCCCAGATGGCGCTGGACCGCGACGACCCCGAAGCGGCCATCGCCCAATACGAGGCCATCCTGGACATCGCGCGCAATCCCGGCTATCGGGCTGAGATCCTCTACCGGGCGGGGGAGGCGCTGCGGATGGCCGGGCGAACCCGAGAGGCCATCCAACGCTACCAGGCGGCAGCCGATACGGCGCCCACCAGCCCCTACGCCCATCGCGCCATCGTGGCCCTCCTCGACCTGGAAGCGCCCGTGGATGAATATCAGCGGGGCATCATCAACTACTACAACGGCGTCTACGCGCTGGCAGTGGCCGCCCTGGATCGCTACGTGACAGCGAACCCCGACGCCCACAAGGGCCAGGCGTACGACTTCATGGCGCGAGCCTACCACGCGATGGGCCAATACGAGGAGGCGATCGCCGTCTGGGAACGCGTGATCGAGGAGTTCCCCCAATGTCCCTGCTGGGGGCAGGCATGGCTACGTCGGGCGGCCGCCCAGGCCGCCATGGGCGACGCCGCCGCCGCCCGCTCCGGGCTGCTCACCTTCGCGGACGATTATCCTCAACACCCGCTGGCCGCCGAGGCGCTTCGGCAGGCGGCCCGGCTGCTGGAGACGGCAGGGGACTGCCGGGCAGCGGCCGCTGCCTACCGCGACGTCCAGGCCCGCTATCCCACCTCCGCGGAAGGGAAGAAGGCGCTCTTCGCGGCCGGGATGTGCATGTACCGTCTGGAACGCTGGACGGAGGCGGCCGACGATTGGCGCCTCCTGCTGGACGCTTACTCCTTGGACACGGATGAGCTGATCGCCAAGACGCGATTGTGGCTGGGGAAGGCTCTGCTGGCAGCAGGCCAGCCGGCTCAGGCGATGGAAGCTTGGCAGCCTCTGATCGCGCAACCCGAGACATACTACGGCCAGCGCGCACGGGCGCTGGCGCGTGAGGCCGGGCTCCCCCTGAACGCGCCCCTGCCGACGGCGCCGCCTCCCGGCCCCTCCGACCAGGAGGCAGCCGAGGAGTGGCTACGAAGCTGGCTCTCGGATTCGCCGCCGGGCCCCCTCTCGCTACTGCCTCCCGAGCTCGCCCGGGATCCGTCGCTGCTGCGCGGCCAGGAGCTGCTCGCCCTGGGGTTGGAGGACCTGGCGATCGGGGAACTGAATCGCCTTCGCCAACGTTACCAACACGACCCGCTGGCCCTGTATCGGCTGGCCCTGCGCTTTCGTGACATGGGCGTGTATCGCCTCTCCATCGCCTGTGCCGAGCGGCTCATCGCCCTCTCGCCAGGTCCATTAGAGAGCGCGCCGCCCTTCATCCAGCGGTTGGCCTATCCCGTCTACTTCGCCGATCTCGTCGAGGCAGAGGCGGCGGAGCAGGCGCTCGACCCGCTGCTGGTCTACGCCGTCATCCGGCAGGAGAGCCTCTTCGAGGTGAGCGCGACCTCCCTGTCGGCCGCGCACGGGCTCATGCAGGTCATCCCCGCCACCGGGGAGTGGATCGCCACCCGGCTGGGCTGGCGCGATTACCGTCGGGAGCTCCTGTACCGCCCCTACGTCTCCGTGAAGTTCGGGACGTACTACCTGCGGGCGGCGCTACAGATGCTGGACGGAGACGTGATCGCCGCGCTGGCGGGGTACAACGCCGGGCCCGGCAACGCGCTCCGCTGGCTGGAGCGGGCGGGCGGCGACGATGACCGATTCTTCGAGGAGATCACCCTCAGCGAGCCGAGAGTATATGTGCAGCGCATCCTCTCCTTCTACGCCACATACCGAAGGCTCTACGGCGCGACCACGGCAGCCGACAGGGAGGCCCTCTGGCATCCGGCTGCCCCGCCAGCGGATCAGGCCCGGGCATCGGACTCCCCATCCGAACAGGCCCACACCCCCGAGGGCTGA
- a CDS encoding bifunctional homocysteine S-methyltransferase/methylenetetrahydrofolate reductase, translated as MMLPFVERLARGPILCDGAMGTLLYERGVPFTRCFDELNISQPDLILGIHRDYIAAGAEIIETNTFGANRVKLSGYRLADRVREINQAGAALARRAREESGRGVYIAGSVGPLGQHLTPLGKITPDEAYEIFREQIGALADAGVDLIILETFGALDELTEAVRAARSVCDLPVIASVTFASDGRTPVGHTPVEVVTTLQTLGVDAIGVNCSTGPSGVYAVVERIMHVAGDTPLLVQPNAGWPEHHQERLLYPASPAYFADYARRFLQQGVSIVGGCCGTTPDHIRAMRRSVDAVLAGVAPSEPEDWSIPVLTDVEPPAPPVTLGPTRLAEKLQRGDFVVSVEVDPPKSFNPERVLAGARLLQEAGADVINVADNPMARMRMSPWAVAHLIQTQVGMEAVLHFPTRGRNLLRVQGDLLAAHALGVRNVFVVMGDPPSIGDYPQATDSYDVVPSGLVKLIKQAFNQGVDQAGEPIGQPTAFFVGVALNMDAPNPEREAKVLRRKVRAGADFALTQPIYDVAVLHRFIERFGPPPIPILAGILPLRSIRHAEFLHNEVPGIHIPDPILDRMRHAEDPAAEGIRIAQEMVLAVRDLVQGIYLMPPFGRFHIAAEVISVLGR; from the coding sequence ATGATGTTACCCTTCGTGGAACGACTGGCCCGTGGCCCCATCCTCTGCGACGGAGCGATGGGGACCCTGTTATACGAGCGCGGCGTGCCTTTCACCCGATGCTTTGATGAGCTGAACATCTCCCAACCGGATCTGATCCTCGGCATTCACCGCGACTACATCGCGGCCGGGGCCGAGATCATCGAGACGAACACCTTCGGCGCCAATCGGGTTAAGCTGTCCGGATATCGGCTGGCCGACCGCGTGCGAGAGATCAACCAGGCGGGCGCCGCGCTGGCCCGACGCGCCCGAGAGGAATCCGGTCGCGGGGTCTATATCGCGGGCTCCGTGGGGCCGCTCGGACAGCATCTGACCCCGCTGGGGAAGATCACACCCGACGAGGCGTATGAGATCTTCCGTGAGCAGATCGGCGCGCTGGCCGACGCGGGCGTGGATCTCATCATCCTGGAGACGTTCGGAGCCCTGGATGAGCTGACGGAAGCGGTGAGAGCAGCCCGCTCCGTCTGCGACCTGCCCGTCATCGCCTCCGTCACCTTCGCCTCCGATGGACGCACCCCCGTTGGCCATACGCCGGTGGAGGTGGTCACCACATTGCAGACGCTGGGGGTGGATGCCATCGGCGTCAACTGCAGCACCGGGCCTTCCGGCGTGTACGCGGTGGTCGAGCGGATCATGCATGTGGCAGGTGACACGCCCCTGCTGGTGCAGCCGAACGCGGGATGGCCGGAGCACCATCAGGAGCGACTCCTGTATCCCGCCTCGCCCGCCTACTTCGCCGACTATGCCCGCCGCTTCCTCCAGCAGGGCGTGTCCATCGTCGGCGGATGCTGCGGCACAACGCCCGACCACATCCGGGCCATGCGACGGTCCGTGGACGCCGTCCTCGCCGGCGTCGCCCCCAGTGAGCCGGAGGACTGGTCGATCCCGGTCCTGACGGATGTGGAGCCCCCCGCCCCACCGGTGACCCTTGGCCCAACCCGGCTGGCCGAGAAACTCCAGCGCGGGGATTTCGTCGTCTCCGTGGAGGTGGATCCACCCAAGAGCTTCAACCCGGAGCGCGTGCTGGCCGGGGCGCGGCTCCTGCAGGAGGCCGGGGCGGACGTCATCAACGTGGCGGACAATCCCATGGCGCGCATGCGGATGAGCCCATGGGCCGTCGCGCATCTCATCCAGACGCAGGTCGGCATGGAGGCCGTGTTGCACTTCCCCACCCGGGGGCGCAACCTGCTGCGGGTCCAGGGCGACCTCCTGGCGGCCCACGCGCTGGGCGTCCGCAACGTGTTCGTCGTCATGGGCGATCCCCCCAGCATCGGGGACTATCCCCAGGCCACGGACTCCTACGACGTGGTGCCCTCCGGGCTGGTCAAGCTCATCAAGCAGGCCTTCAACCAGGGCGTGGATCAGGCCGGCGAGCCCATCGGCCAGCCGACGGCCTTCTTCGTGGGCGTGGCGCTGAACATGGACGCCCCCAACCCGGAGAGGGAAGCGAAAGTGCTGCGACGCAAAGTGCGGGCCGGGGCGGACTTCGCGCTGACGCAGCCCATCTACGACGTCGCGGTGCTACACCGCTTCATCGAGCGGTTCGGCCCTCCGCCGATCCCCATCCTGGCGGGCATCCTGCCGCTGCGCAGCATCCGCCACGCGGAGTTCCTGCATAATGAGGTGCCCGGCATCCACATCCCCGACCCTATCCTGGACCGCATGCGCCACGCGGAGGATCCGGCCGCCGAGGGGATCCGCATCGCGCAGGAGATGGTGTTGGCCGTGCGAGATCTGGTGCAGGGGATCTACCTGATGCCACCGTTTGGCCGCTTCCACATCGCCGCCGAGGTGATCTCCGTACTGGGACGGTGA
- a CDS encoding cytidylate kinase-like family protein yields MAVVTISRELGSEGTRIAEEVAQELGAVCVDKEVLAEMARQAGLPVEVIVEAEERLMSRPSLVSQDMRALFSKGQGTRAGPLTESAYVEQMAEAIRALAQRDHIVFIGRGAQIILQDHPHALHVHLYASPEVRARRIQQRRNLATLDAALHIIRRADEQRRSWFRRFFSGADWKSPRYYHLMIDTGRVPAGLAAAIIVQAARTPPPE; encoded by the coding sequence ATGGCCGTAGTGACGATCTCTCGTGAGTTGGGTTCGGAGGGAACGCGTATCGCGGAGGAGGTCGCCCAAGAGCTGGGAGCGGTGTGCGTGGATAAGGAGGTGCTGGCGGAGATGGCGCGCCAGGCCGGGCTGCCGGTGGAGGTGATCGTTGAGGCCGAGGAGAGGCTCATGTCCCGCCCCTCCCTGGTCAGCCAGGACATGAGGGCCCTGTTCTCCAAGGGGCAGGGCACCCGGGCCGGGCCGCTGACCGAGTCCGCCTATGTGGAACAGATGGCGGAGGCGATCCGGGCCCTGGCCCAACGGGACCACATCGTGTTCATCGGGCGAGGGGCTCAGATCATCCTCCAGGATCACCCCCACGCCCTGCACGTGCATCTATACGCCTCGCCGGAGGTGCGAGCCCGACGGATCCAGCAACGGCGCAACCTGGCCACTCTGGACGCCGCGCTGCACATCATCCGACGCGCCGACGAGCAGCGCCGAAGCTGGTTCCGCCGATTCTTCTCCGGCGCCGACTGGAAGAGCCCGCGCTATTACCACCTGATGATCGACACCGGCCGGGTGCCCGCGGGGCTCGCGGCCGCCATCATCGTGCAGGCGGCGCGAACCCCACCGCCGGAATGA
- a CDS encoding SDR family oxidoreductase → MGNGLEGKWALILGASSGFGAATALELARAGMNIFGVHLDRRATLPNAQRVIDEIEGMGRRAVFFNQNAADPKARAQALDRMQEVLKESDPPQPIYLLMHSLAFGSLLPFIAPSPKEAITQKQIEMTLNVMASSLVYWVQELFWRDMLARGSRIFSMTSAGSYRAFKTYGAVSAAKAALEAYTRQLALELGPYGVMVNCIEAGVTDTPALRKIPGHEEMIQEATRRNPMGRMTTPQDIANTIRALSDPSVTWITGTVIRVDGGEAITA, encoded by the coding sequence ATGGGAAACGGACTAGAGGGAAAGTGGGCATTGATCCTGGGGGCATCCAGCGGCTTCGGAGCGGCGACGGCTCTTGAGCTGGCCCGGGCGGGGATGAACATCTTCGGCGTTCACCTGGATCGACGGGCTACCCTGCCGAATGCGCAGCGCGTGATCGACGAGATCGAGGGGATGGGGCGGCGGGCGGTGTTCTTCAATCAGAACGCGGCCGATCCCAAGGCGCGAGCGCAGGCGCTAGACCGGATGCAGGAGGTGCTCAAGGAGTCGGATCCGCCTCAGCCGATTTATCTGCTCATGCACTCGCTGGCCTTCGGTAGCTTGCTGCCCTTCATCGCGCCCTCGCCCAAGGAGGCCATCACGCAAAAGCAGATCGAGATGACGCTAAACGTGATGGCGAGCAGCCTGGTGTATTGGGTGCAGGAGCTGTTCTGGCGAGATATGCTCGCCCGGGGCAGTCGCATCTTCTCCATGACGAGCGCCGGATCCTACCGGGCCTTCAAGACGTACGGAGCCGTCTCAGCGGCCAAGGCGGCGCTGGAGGCCTACACCCGCCAGCTCGCGCTGGAGCTGGGGCCGTACGGCGTCATGGTGAACTGCATCGAGGCGGGCGTGACGGACACCCCGGCGTTGCGGAAGATCCCCGGCCACGAGGAGATGATCCAGGAGGCCACCCGGCGGAACCCCATGGGGCGCATGACCACGCCGCAGGATATCGCCAATACCATCCGAGCGCTGTCCGATCCCTCCGTGACCTGGATCACGGGCACGGTCATTCGCGTGGATGGCGGCGAGGCGATCACCGCGTAG